In a genomic window of Paracoccaceae bacterium:
- a CDS encoding hydroxymethylglutaryl-CoA lyase, which produces MSLGPCEIFEVGPRDGLQNEAGDISVAQKVGLIDTLSRAGFRRIEAASFVSPKWVPQMAGSGDVLAAIARAKGVRYAALTPNMRGFEDAKAAGADEVAVFASASEGFSKANVNASIAESIARFEPILEEARHIDLPVRGYVSCAIECPYDGAVAPSAVAEVADKLFGMGCYEISLGDTIGAGTPDSIARMLLAVRDVVPVGRLAGHYHDTNGRAMANIDASLSLGLRVFDAAVGGLGGCAFAPGSEGNVATEAVAQHLAALGYDTGLDLDVINEAAAMAQALRNT; this is translated from the coding sequence ATGAGTCTGGGACCATGTGAAATTTTCGAAGTGGGTCCGCGTGACGGCTTGCAGAACGAGGCAGGCGACATCTCCGTGGCCCAAAAAGTCGGACTGATCGATACGCTCAGTCGCGCAGGGTTCCGCCGCATTGAAGCGGCCAGTTTTGTCTCACCTAAATGGGTGCCACAGATGGCCGGATCCGGCGATGTGCTGGCAGCGATCGCGCGTGCCAAAGGGGTGCGTTACGCGGCACTGACCCCGAACATGCGCGGTTTTGAGGATGCCAAGGCAGCAGGCGCAGATGAGGTTGCGGTTTTTGCCTCTGCGTCAGAAGGGTTTTCCAAGGCTAACGTCAACGCAAGTATCGCGGAAAGCATTGCGCGCTTTGAACCTATTCTCGAAGAGGCGCGTCATATAGATCTGCCGGTGCGGGGCTATGTGTCATGCGCCATCGAATGCCCCTATGATGGCGCCGTGGCACCCTCCGCTGTTGCCGAAGTCGCCGACAAGCTGTTTGGCATGGGATGCTATGAAATCAGCCTAGGCGACACAATCGGAGCCGGAACGCCGGATAGCATCGCACGCATGCTCTTGGCTGTGCGTGATGTTGTGCCTGTCGGGCGGCTTGCCGGTCATTATCATGACACCAATGGTCGGGCGATGGCCAATATTGATGCCTCTTTGAGCCTTGGTCTACGCGTGTTTGATGCCGCTGTTGGGGGCTTGGGTGGATGCGCTTTTGCGCCGGGGTCTGAGGGCAATGTCGCAACGGAAGCCGTGGCACAGCATCTGGCAGCCCTTGGGTATGACACAGGGTTGGATCTGGACGTCATAAATGAGGCCGCAGCCATGGCGCAGGCTTTGCGGAACACTTGA